A window of Cottoperca gobio chromosome 16, fCotGob3.1, whole genome shotgun sequence contains these coding sequences:
- the LOC115020708 gene encoding tetraspanin-13-like, with product MVCGGFVCTKNALCALNILYVLVSLLLIGVASWGKWFDLVSSIRVVVAVIGVGVFLLLVAFVGLWGALKHHQVLLFFYMVILFIVFVGQFSVSCACLSLNKDQQNHLLEVGWNKSEATQRDVEKTLGCCGFSSVPINGSCATRCYNGNTPKTCKTCSDVIQQYVGEVLRFVGGIGLFFSFTEILGVWLAHRYRNLKDPRSNPGAFL from the exons ATGGTTTGCGGCGGATTCGTTTGCACCAAGAACGCACTCTGCGCTCTGAATATACTTTATGTT TTGGTGAGTCTGCTGCTTATCGGAGTGGCAAGCTGGGGGAAATGGTTCGACCTGGTTTCCAGCATCAGGGTGGTGGTGGCCGTCATCGGCGTGGGCGTCTTCCTGTTATTGGTTGCCTTTGTGGGGCTGTGGGGGGCCTTGAAGCACCATCAGGTCCTGCTCTTCTTC TACATGGTGATCCTGTTCATCGTGTTTGTCGGGCAGTTTTCTGTGTCCTGTGCTTGTCTGTCCCTGAATAAAGACCAGCAG AACCATCTGCTGGAAGTCGGATGGAACAAATCGGAGGCCACTCAAAGGGACGTAGAGAAAACACTCGGCTGCTGTGGCTTCTCCTCTGTTCCCATCAATGGTTCCTGTGCTACT AGATGCTATAACGGCAACACTCCAAAGACTTGTAAGACGTGCTCCGACGTTATCCAGCAGTACGTCGGAGAAGTGCTTCGCTTTGTGGGCGGCATCGGTCTCTTCTTCAGCTTCACAGAG ATCCTCGGAGTTTGGCTCGCTCACAGATACAGAAATCTCAAAGATCCTCGATCAAATCCTGGAGCCTTTCTCTaa
- the LOC115021500 gene encoding C-type lectin domain family 4 member A-like, which translates to MEEELDYTTVIFKTNGFRAHENPNNLEIIYAEVKTWQEQIWNTNPVIPENEKKAPLYTVLHLVAVALGIICLILVSVVSAVSIHFNTVMSEQRRENVNLTAQNLQLWTEMTDLERQTKDLTRERDGLNWTVEVILEYQNFAVDAHCPQKVCKPCLDDWMLFQSNCYLFSTLTYSYDWKTWQGSHDQCKEMKANLLVIESQEEQEFINNHTERYNDDMHGYWIGLKKKDAWTWVDGSNFTVMYWKRQQTSNRVSCGLTQQYADPLANWSKASCEMKNRWICEKRALMKAN; encoded by the exons ATGGAGGAAGAACTGGATTACACGACAGTGATTTTCAAGACTAATGGTTTTCGTGCACATG AGAACCCAAACAACCTGGAAATAATCTACGCTGAGGTGAAGACATGGCAGGAGCAGATATGGAATACAAATCCTGTCATACCAG aaaatgaaaagaaagctcCGCTGTATACTGTGCTTCATCTGGTGGCAGTGGCTTTGGGGATTATTTGTCTCATCTTGGTGTCGGTCGTCAGCGCAGTCAGTATCCACT TCAACACAGTCATGTCAGAGCAGCGCAGAGAAAACGTCAACTTAACAGCACAGAACCTGCAGCTGTGGACAGAAATGACCGatttagagagacagacaaaagatTTGACCCGAGAGAGAGACGGACTCAACTGGACCGTCGAAGTCATCCTGGAATATCAGAACTTCGCAGTGGATGCGCACTGCCCACAGAAAG TGTGTAAACCTTGCCTGGACGACTGGATGCTGTTTCAGTCAAACTGTTACCTGTTTTCAACACTTACATATTCCTACGACTGGAAGACTTGGCAGGGAAGCCATGATCAATGCAAAGAGATGAAGGCCAATCTGTTGGTGATCGAGAGCCAGGAGGAACAG GAATTTATCAATAACCACACAGAACGCTACAATGATGACATGCATGGCTATTGGATCGGCTTGAAAAAGAAGGACGCGTGGACGTGGGTAGATGGAAGCAACTTCACTGTGAT GTACTggaaaagacaacaaacaagCAACAGAGTTTCTTGTGGTCTAACTCAGCAATACGCAGATCCTCTTGCCAACTGGAGCAAAGCGAGCTGTGAAATGAAGAACCGCTGGATCTGTGAAAAAAGAGCTTTAATGAAAGCAAACTAA
- the LOC115021504 gene encoding C-type lectin domain family 9 member A-like yields the protein MEEEIQYSTVVFKKSGAAPKEKEEDLTTCSEVKPKVAVTTAPTDDEAAARSLFGVLAACLGILCVLLVVSIGAIVYITVVVMNEQKANLSELTAENQQLVTERRIFDGKTEELSREIYNLTWMLEVILTFNTFNVNDYCPDKKCQPCQKGWIQFQEKCYLFNEKQPWKTWEGSQERCLTTAADLVVIDSQQEQEFLSNHTKKYFDKYHGYWIGLKQMNDKNWVWIDGRIDTAGYWMSENLGNSDQCGLMIPGRNLTSSWNQADCLMNNRFICERDVLIRSK from the exons ATGGAGGAAGAAATCCAGTATTCTACGGTGGTTTTTAAAAAGAGTGGTGCAGCTCCAAAAG agaaagaagaggactTGACAACTTGTTCTGAAGTAAAACCTAAAGTGGCTGTGACTACTGCACCGA CGGATGATGAAGCAGCTGCGCGCTCTCTCTTTGGCGTGTTGGCGGCGTGTTTGGGGATACTGTGCGTCCTCCTGGTGGTGAGCATCGGTGCCATCGTCTACA TCACAGTTGTGGTGATGAACGAACAGAAAGCAAACCTCAGCGAGCTGACAGCAGAAAATCAGCAGCTGGTCACGGAGAGGAGAATCTTTGACGGCAAGACAGAAGAGCTGAGCAGAGAAATATACAACCTGACCTGGATGCTGGAAGTCATCCTGACCTTTaacacttttaatgtaaatgacTACTGCCCAGATAAAA AGTGTCAGCCGTGTCAGAAAGGCTGGATTCAGTTCCAGGAAAAGTGCTACTTGTTTAACGAGAAACAACCTTGGAAGACATGGGAAGGAAGCCAGGAGCGTTGCCTCACGACGGCTGCAGATCTGGTTGTTATTGATAGTCAGCAGGAACAG GAATTCCTCAGTAATCACACAAAGAAGTACTTCGACAAGTATCATGGATACTGGATCGggttaaaacaaatgaatgacaAAAACTGGGTTTGGATTGATGGACGTATTGACACTGCAGG GTACTGGATGAGTGAGAACCTTGGTAACTCGGATCAATGCGGACTGATGATCCCCGGGAGGAATCTCACATCCAGCTGGAATCAGGCAGACTGTTTAATGAATAACAGATTCATCTGTGAGCGTGATGTTCTGATACGGTCTAAGTAG
- the LOC115020744 gene encoding LOW QUALITY PROTEIN: G patch domain-containing protein 4 (The sequence of the model RefSeq protein was modified relative to this genomic sequence to represent the inferred CDS: inserted 1 base in 1 codon), which translates to MADVVPEKSRGLKFAEQQLLRHGWEYGKGLGRAENGISEAIKVKAKCDKGGVGHKEGEQFTFHWWDHVFNKASSSLQVKSDENGIQLQKMVEEDEEDGMISNRKPRKAALAKAKLYGCFVKSATLLSGQEQPEPKPSSSDDSSSSDEDNDQKLDLSSTTMLSDAALMKACGGRTAHKGARHGVTMSAKLARLEQQEAEFMAKYGKKTQTASAPPVCVTPTPPTSQSADQRAQRQDEMVEVSQKKKXKKKRSTGSVDELNDEVSKSPETDVKPKKKKKKSKASEDTEETTDAVSTAGDVNCVENSEAHHSHKTKRKHKKNKNKVEQNEETPAAESKSPEETAELHSDIKMKKKKKSSKHQSEPAEEEEIRSEPANDCALKTVNKKAAAVKLDKAEATVKQKRKKCKKSSVDDDTNEEELPPKKKKKKKSKE; encoded by the exons ATGGCAGACGTTGTACCAGAGAAAAGTCGTGGCTTGAAGTTTGCAGAGCAGCAACTCCTGCGTCACGGCTGGGAATACG GTAAAGGACTGGGGCGAGCGGAGAACGGCATATCAGAAGCTATCAAGGTCAAAGCGAAATGTGACAAGGGAGGG GTTGGTCATAAGGAAGGGGAGCAGTTCACCTTCCACTGGTGGGATCATGTCTTCAATAAGGCCTCTTCCAGTCTGCAGGTGAAATCTGATGAG AACGGCATTCAGTTGCAGAAGATggtggaggaagatgaagaggacgGGATGATCTCCAATAGGAAGCCACGGAAAGCCGCGCTAGCTAAAGCCAAACTTTATGGATGCTTTGTCAAG TCGGCCACACTGCTGTCTGGTCAGGAGCAGCCAGAGCCGAAGCCTTCCAGCTCAGACGACAGCAGTAGCTCAGACGAGGATAACGACCAGAAATTGGATCTCTCCAGCACCACAAT GCTTTCTGATGCTGCTCTAATGAAAGCATGTGGAGGACGCACGGCTCACAA agGAGCCAGGCACGGCGTGACCATGAGCGCCAAATTAGCCAGATTAGAGCAGCAGGAGGCTGAGTTCATGGCTAAGTATGGCAAGAAGACCCAGACAGCAAGTGCTCCACCGGTCTGTGTTACACCGACTCCCCCGACCTCCCAGTCAGCTGACCAAAGAGCTCAAAGGCAGGACGAGATGGTTGAGGTCTCTCAGAAAAAGA CGAAAAAGAAGAGATCCACTGGGAGCGTTGATGAGCTAAATGATGAAGTGTCTAAAAGTCCTGAGACGGATGTTAaacccaaaaagaaaaagaagaaaagtaaagcCAGTGAGGACACTGAGGAAACAACTGATGCCGTTTCCACTGCGGGGGATGTGAACTGTGTAGAAAACAGTGAAGCCCACCATTCTcataaaacaaagaggaaacataaaaaaaacaaaaacaaagtcgAGCAGAATGAAGAAACGCCTGCAGCAGAGAGCAAGAGTCCAGAGGAGACTGCTGAGCTGCACTCTGACataaaaatgaagaagaaaaagaaatcctccAAACACCAAAGTGAACctgctgaggaagaggagatcaGGTCAGAACCGGCCAACGACTGCGCTctaaaaactgtaaataaaaaagcagccGCAGTTAAATTGGACAAAGCAGAAGCAACAgtaaagcagaaaagaaaaaagtgtaaaaagtcATCTGTGGACGACGATACAAACGAGGAGGAACTTcctccaaagaagaagaaaaagaagaagtccAAAGAGTAG